A genome region from Lutra lutra chromosome 11, mLutLut1.2, whole genome shotgun sequence includes the following:
- the TAS2R38 gene encoding taste receptor type 2 member 38: MLTLTPVITVSYEVKSAFLFLSALEFAVGILTNTFIFLVNFWDVVRRQPLSNCDLILLSLSLTRLFLHGLLFLDAFQLIYFQRMKDPLSLGYQIIVMLWMITNQAGLWLTTCLSLLYCSKIVRFSHTILLCLASWVSRKVPQMLLGAMVFSSICTLICLGDFFSRSGFGFTTMLFMNNTELNLQITKLNFYHSFIFCTLGSIPPFLLYLVSSGVLIVSLGRHMRTMKAKTKDSHDPSLEAHIKALRSLISFLCLYVVSFCAALISVPLLMLWHNKIGVMICVGILAACPSIHAAILISGNAKLRRAVETILLWIQSSLKVRADHRADPRTPDLC; this comes from the coding sequence ATGTTGACTCTGACTCCTGTCATAACTGTGTCCTATGAAGTCAAGAGTGCATTTCTATTCCTTTCAGCCCTGGAGTTTGCAGTGGGGATTCTGACCAATACCTTCATTTTCTTGGTGAATTTTTGGGACGTGGTGAGGAGGCAGCCACTGAGCAACTGTGATCTTATCCTCCTGAGTCTCAGCCTCACCCGGCTTTTCCTGCATGGGCTGCTGTTCCTGGATGCCTTCCAGCTTATATACTTCCAGCGCATGAAGGACCCACTGAGCCTCGGCTACCAGATCATCGTCATGCTCTGGATGATCACAAACCAAGCGGGGCTGTGGCTCACCACCTGTCTCAGCCTTCTCTACTGCTCCAAGATTGTCCGTTTCTCTCACACCATCCTGCTCTGCTTGGCAAGCTGGGTCTCCAGGAAGGTCCCCCAGATGCTCCTGGGTGCCATGGTTTTCTCTTCCATCTGCACTCTCATctgtttgggggatttttttagTAGATCAGGCTTTGGGTTCACAACTATGCTCTTCATGAATAATACGGAACTCAATTTGCAAATTACAAAACTCAATTTTTATCATTCCTTCATCTTCTGCACCCTGGGGTCCATCCCTCCTTTCTTGCTTTATCTGGTTTCTTCTGGGGTGCTGATTGTCTCTCTGGGGAGGCACATGAGGACAATGAAGGCCAAAACTAAGGACTCCCATGACCCCAGCCTGGAGGCCCATATCAAAGCACTCAGATCTCtcatctcctttctctgcctctacGTGGTATCATTCTGTGCTGCCCTCATTTCAGTGCCTTTACTGATGCTGTGGCACAACAAGATCGGGGTAATGATATGTGTGGGGATCCTAGCAGCTTGTCCCTCGATACACGCAGCAATCCTAATCTCAGGCAATGCCAAGCTAAGGAGAGCTGTGGAAACCATTCTACTCTGGATTCAGAGCAGCCTAAAGGTAAGGGCAGACCACAgggcagatcccaggactccagatctATGCTGA